The DNA window TAATTTTAAAGAAGAGATCTGATCTTAAGTTCTCAAAATCATTTTTAATTCAACCTAATCTCAATACTTATGGAAAATGTAAAATTTGAAATATCTCCATATCAAGATGAATTGCAGATATTAATTGGTGAGAAGAAGGCTGGCTATATGTCCATAGCGATTGATGGCAGACAATTAATTGTATACTACACCAAACTTAACGAAGATCTTGAGGGGCAGGGATATGCCAAAATGCTTCTAGATGAACTCGTACGATATGCTGAGGAAAAAGACTTGTTAATAGATCCTGAATGTGATTTTGTAAGACAGCAATTTGAAAATCATCCGAAAAGGTATAAAGATATCTGGCACGCCTGAAGTTAATCTTCCCACCATGCTTTGAATTGGTTATCGGATCGATTTAAGTCTACTCTCTCTCCAATCATAGGAGTAAGGATATGTAAATTTTTCTCTTTACCGGAGTTTGCTATTTTTTTTAGCGGTTCATTCCATGGATGAAGCGCCAAAGCAAATTTTGAAGAATGAACAGGAATAATATATTTAGCATTAATATCTATACTCGCCTGTATCGTATCTTCAGGAAGCGTATGGATATATCTCCAGGCTGCATTGTATTGTCCGTTCTCCATAATAGCATAATCAAAAGGACCATATTTTTCACCGATCATCTTAAAGTGGGTATCATAACCACTATCACCCCCTAAGAACATCTTTTTTGTTGGTGTTTCCAATACATAAGAAGTCCACAAGGTTCCATTTCTTTTTATTTTTCTTCCTGAAAAATGTCTTGCCGGTGTAAAAGTTATTTTAATATTATTTTTTAGATTAGAAATACCACCCCATTCTTCTTCGATCAGCTGTTCTTCTTTGTAGCCCCACTTTTCAAAATGTGCTCCAACACCTAATGGCAAGATAACCTTTGCAACTCTATCTCTTATCTTTTTAACCGTAGGATAATCCAAATGATCAAAATGATCATGAGTAATAACAAGGTAATCAAGATTGGGAACATCTTCGGGTTTAAAGATATCAGACCCGGCAAAAGCTTTATTAAAAAACTTAAATGGCGATCCGTATGTGCTTAAAACCGGATCAATTAAAAATGAAACACCATCTGTTTGGATAAAATATGATGAATGTCCCAACCAAACAAAAACATTCTGATCTTTTGGAATTGTTTTTAAATCGGTATGTATAGCAGGTATATTCTTTAAAGGTTTTAAAAGTGGGTCTTTTTTAGCCAGAAAAAAATCATAAAGAACACCAGGCATGCTATACCCTTCTGCAATTGATGGTGTATGGCTAAGGTTCTGAAACTGCTCATCTCTGTAATGCTCAGATTTCCTCATTCTTTCCAGTCTTTTCCCTTTAGGTTCAGCGCCAAAAACGTCCTGATTGATTATTAAAAAATATGCCATCACTAATAAAATGGCTATCGCAATAATTAAATACATCATTTGATAAAAAAATAAGCATCAAATGTATTAACTTTTGTGATTAAATGATATAGCTAACAAGCAAATAACCTATTTATTTAACGTAACATTATAGGTCATACTTAAAAAATTATCATTATTTTAATATTTGAATAATTATAAACACTTAAATTTGTTGGTTTTAAACACAAAGGCTTTGAAAATTTCATTAATTCTACTCGGACTCATTTTCCTGTGGTCCTGCTCTTCTGTCACAAATAGTGAGCAACAGGAACGACTTGTCATTCCTCCTGATCAGCTAAAAAAAGATATTGATTATGCTTATGGCAAATTAAAGGAAATGCATCCTCAACTTTATCGGTATACCACAAGAAAAGATCTTGACCGAAGAATTGACAGCCTTAAACAAACCATTGACACCCCTCTAACACCTGTTCAGTTTTATTTTAAACTACAACCTGTAATTACAACAATAAGAGAAGGACATCTTTCACTAACGATTCCTTTTGATAAATTAAAAAAGGATTTCCATGGGAAGAAATTATTTAATTATTTTAAATACTATATCAAGGGAGACCACATGTATATAGTGGAAAATAAGGATTCTATTCATCATATTAAACCTGGCACTGAAATATTAAGTATTAATGATGTTCCCATAACATCCTATATCAACAGATATAAAAAACTGATTAGCAGCGATGGGCAAAATACTACTTTTACACCCTATTATCTAAAAGATACTTTTTTTTACTTTTTCAGTATGGAAAATGGCTTTTTGGATCAGGTAAAACTTGAAACTTTATATAGTAATAAGAAACAAATCTATATTCTGGAAAGAGAAAAGCAAAATGAGGTGGAGCGAGAAAAATCCAGAAGTCAGACTACCGATAATAAAGGAGGCCTCCATTGTTCCACAAACAGAAATTTTCAATTTTTAGATCATGATAATTCTATTGCTTATATAAGCATAAAGAAATTTTCAGATAATAATTCCGATAAATTCTATAAAGAAACTTTTGAAAGAATTAAAGAAGCAAAGTCATCTTATCTTATACTGGATATCAGAAATAATTATGGCGGTTCCTTACAGGAGATCAACAATCTTTACTCCTATTTGGTTTCTGAACCTTTTACGCTGATAAAACCTTCAAGATTAAATTCTGGCTTTACCCCACTAAAAACCAATTATTTCAAAAAGAGCACACCTCTTGAGTATGCATTGAAAGGAATAACCTACCCAACCTATTTTTTTCTTAAAACCCTTCATACATATAAAGGAAAAGATGGTAAATTTTATTATAAAATAAAAGCTGATAAAGTTACCCAACCGAATAAAAATGCCTTTAATGGGAAAATCTATGTATTGATTAATGGTGGAAGTTATTCGGCTTCTTCTATTATCAGTTCTAAATTAAAGTTTGATAAAAAGGCCACACTTGTTGGTGAAGAGACCGGTGGTGCAAATGACGGAACTGTTGCAGGATTTTACTCTTATCAAATACTTCCAAATTCTAAACTGACCCTACCTATCGGTTTATTGCTGGTGAACCCAAATATCACACTTACCAACTCTCTAAGAGGAGTAATACCAGATATACCAATCAGTGAAACCTTACAGGATATTATTAATAAAAATGATGTTCAGTTAAAC is part of the Chryseobacterium paludis genome and encodes:
- a CDS encoding GNAT family N-acetyltransferase translates to MENVKFEISPYQDELQILIGEKKAGYMSIAIDGRQLIVYYTKLNEDLEGQGYAKMLLDELVRYAEEKDLLIDPECDFVRQQFENHPKRYKDIWHA
- a CDS encoding MBL fold metallo-hydrolase, with the translated sequence MMYLIIAIAILLVMAYFLIINQDVFGAEPKGKRLERMRKSEHYRDEQFQNLSHTPSIAEGYSMPGVLYDFFLAKKDPLLKPLKNIPAIHTDLKTIPKDQNVFVWLGHSSYFIQTDGVSFLIDPVLSTYGSPFKFFNKAFAGSDIFKPEDVPNLDYLVITHDHFDHLDYPTVKKIRDRVAKVILPLGVGAHFEKWGYKEEQLIEEEWGGISNLKNNIKITFTPARHFSGRKIKRNGTLWTSYVLETPTKKMFLGGDSGYDTHFKMIGEKYGPFDYAIMENGQYNAAWRYIHTLPEDTIQASIDINAKYIIPVHSSKFALALHPWNEPLKKIANSGKEKNLHILTPMIGERVDLNRSDNQFKAWWED
- a CDS encoding S41 family peptidase: MKISLILLGLIFLWSCSSVTNSEQQERLVIPPDQLKKDIDYAYGKLKEMHPQLYRYTTRKDLDRRIDSLKQTIDTPLTPVQFYFKLQPVITTIREGHLSLTIPFDKLKKDFHGKKLFNYFKYYIKGDHMYIVENKDSIHHIKPGTEILSINDVPITSYINRYKKLISSDGQNTTFTPYYLKDTFFYFFSMENGFLDQVKLETLYSNKKQIYILEREKQNEVEREKSRSQTTDNKGGLHCSTNRNFQFLDHDNSIAYISIKKFSDNNSDKFYKETFERIKEAKSSYLILDIRNNYGGSLQEINNLYSYLVSEPFTLIKPSRLNSGFTPLKTNYFKKSTPLEYALKGITYPTYFFLKTLHTYKGKDGKFYYKIKADKVTQPNKNAFNGKIYVLINGGSYSASSIISSKLKFDKKATLVGEETGGANDGTVAGFYSYQILPNSKLTLPIGLLLVNPNITLTNSLRGVIPDIPISETLQDIINKNDVQLNWIKDEIVKERENR